aggAAAACTTCTACAGTTCATACCATAGAATGGACTtcgtttctggaatgaagtctagaaaaacttGTACAATCCATAccatagaatggacttcatttatggaatgaagtcTACAAAAATGAATTGATATATATAATACAGTCCATTCTGAACAATGAAGTACATATCCAAAAAAGAAAGGGAAATGACATTTCAAAAATAGCAGTTCTACAAAAAaaatggagttcattccagaaagtGAAGTTAACAAAATAAGTGCATATCCCAGAACAGAACAAACTAAAAAACACCAATTCATATGAAAACTAACACCAGAAAACGAATAAAAGTTCAGGCATATTACTCCAGCATTAATACACGACAGGAAGCTTTGTTGTGGTTCCCAATCTTCTTGTAATTTGAGCATTCCATAGGCCTCCTCTCCTTATCATAAGCACTACGAATACGCTTCTTTGGTGGTTTCCCTGGAGATGGCCTTGGAATACCAGGAAGGACTCTCTCTTTAGGTTCATACGCTTCTGGCCTGTCGTAGTTGGGAATGGGTCGAATTGCAGGAGCATAAGATTGCGAAAGTGGTTTGAACCAAAGTAAGGATGAATGAACCTAAAAATCTCGTACCAATCATAGTAATAGCAGCAGTGGCATGAGCACATGGGAAACCAAACACTTTCCATCTCTGGCAAGTGCATGTCATCTGCATCAGATCAACAACATGAGAGCTGGGAGAGTGAACCTCATATATACCATTACCTGACTCGGTAACATTCCATGGACGACCTATATCGATATGTGACTTGAGTAAAGCTTTGTAGATGGGAGTCAAATTATCTTGATAAGTTCTACCAAGCTCACGCCTTTCTGAACTCATCCTCATAATCTTTATCCTGAGCTCATCAACAAGAGTAGCTGGAGGCAGATCCCTTTCACGATGAATCCAGTTATTGAAAGACTCTGCAATACTTGATGAGTGTGTGTCATACCTACATCCTACGAAGAAAGCATTTGCCCAGTGCTTGGAATCGATATTTCTGATGTACTTGGCAACCCAACCACATCCTATGGTGCACATCTCATTCAAAGTATACTCATATTTGGCAACACTGTAGCGGTATGCAGCTTTATGGAACAAATCCAGAACTTGTTTATACTTCTCATGTCCATTCTTGATGGGGaggttattcttcaaatgataaaAACAGTAACTATGATAAGAGTTGGGAAAATACTTAGGAACACTTTGCTTCAGCCCTTCATGACGATCAATGATAAAGGTGATAGGACGAGAGTCAACACAATGATGCAAGTTTTCCATGAACCACTCCCAACCTTCAATATCTTCCGAAGGAACTAAAGCAAACGCAAAAGGAAATAAACCTACAGAATGAAAAGAACACAAAAAGAACTAAAAGTGTCAGTTCGTTAAGAAATCAATGTATACAAAAACTTAAACAAAAAAATGAAGGTTTAATTCTTAAAATGAAGACCTTCttcttaacaaaataacaaagtAACAGATAAACAAGCAGCAGGAATACTTCTTAACAAAAAGTAAAAgataaaacaaagtaaatgaAGACCTTAACAAAAGTAAAAAGATAACACAAAGCAGCAGGAGTTCATTCCCACTTATGAACAATTAAAAACTTAACAAAAATAAGGGTTTATTCTTAAAATGAAGACCTTCttcttaacaaaataacaaagtAACTGATAGGAAATACTTCTTATTTAACATAAAAGGAGTTCATCCTAAAAAATGAAAGCCTTAACAGAGAAACTTCATTCATTCACATTGCTCttaaaaatcaaacaacaaactaATATGAGTTATACAGAAAAGAAAGTAAATTTACCTTGGTTTCCATCCACACCAGTGGCATCCATCAATGTTCTCTTGAATCTCCCAGTGAGAAATGTTGCATCACAGTAAAGCATAGGGCGGATGAACCGGTATCCTTCGATACAGGCATCAAAACATATGAAAAGCCTCTCAAAACGTTTAGTTTCTTTATCATATTCAAACTTAATATAGATTCCAGGATTGGTAGCCTTTATTTCTTCAACATACCAAACAAGATCTGTATAACTTTTTATATCATCACCTTTATATCTCTGCCTTAGATGCTTCCTTCCCTTTATAAGCATGATGGTATTTAATGTTAATACCGTAACAACTCTTCACCTGAGAAACCATATCATTAGGCTTTATCGACGGATTTGACTGTATTTGATCATTGAATATATGtttaatcaatttcttcttcacaggGGGATCCTTCAACTTATAAGCACCACCACATTTATGCTCCCCATTGAATTCCTTGATAGCAAAGACATTTTTCGCGGTATCAATTGGAATACAGTGCAGATACCAAGGACATTCTGCATCCCTACCACACTTTCCTGTGAACCTAAGTCTGTCATTCTTAACCTTTGTAACTGAATAACCAGACTTGCTGCAATATTTGTTGACAGCTAACCGAACCTCTTCAACACCAACATGAAAAACTTGATCAACACCTTTAAAAATGTCCTCCCAACCGTCAGATAAAAGAGTTTTTAATTGCTCATGACCTTCCGTCAGGTATTTAATCTTTGAAGTCTCAATGAACCCACTATATAATTCATCGTCACTGAGCGACTGCGTGGAAATACCAGATGAAGAGCTGGAAGCACAACCATTAGAAACCTCCTCAACAAACAAATCAAAACTTGCAAATTCCTTTGAACAGGTAACGACAATTAGACCTTGAAGAGAATAATCACAGTTGATGACAACTTTATTACAAccttggccatgcctaaacttATGTTCCGAGGAGTCAAGTTTCTCCAATAATCacaaacaaatattttgaagtcACACATCATAGTATCTAAAGAAACTTCCAATGGAATACCATCCCCTTTGTAATACATAATTGCATTACAAAGGGGAATTGTGAACCTGAAAGGGCTATAGTGAACCTGAAAAATGAACACACACACAAAATAGTTCATTAACattttgtgtttatttgtttAGGATGTTAATGAATGAAGTCATTCTGTTAAGGCTTCGTTCttggaatgaactctttattcattcatccccTTAGAAAGGCTTCGTTCTTGGAATGAactcttcattcattcatccccTTAGAAAGGGCTATAGTGAACCTGAAAAatgaacacacacacacaaaatagTTCATTAACATCCTAAACAGATAAAACAAAGCATCAACACTACTGCTTccttaacaaaataaagagttcattccaaGAATGAAGCCTTAACAGAATGACTTCATTCATTAACATCCTAAACAGATAAACAAAGCAGCAACAGTACTTCTTCCATGACAAAAGAAGAGTTCATTCTCGAAATGAAGCCGTAACAGAATAACACTAATACCTTCTTccttaacaaaataaagagttcattccaaGAACGAAGCCTTAACATAATGACTTCATTCATTAACATCCTAAACAAATAAACAAAGCAGCAATAATACTTCTTCCATGACAAAAGAAGAGTTCATTCTTGGAATGAAGCCGTAACACTATTAATAGCTTCTTTCCTAATAAAATAACGAGTTCATTCTAACAAATGAAGCCTTAACATAATGATTCATTGCtcttaaaattcaaaaaaaaaactaatcaaaGAAAAACTTAGCTGATCTATAGAATTACTTCAAATCAAGGAAAGGATTAGCGTGAAAACTCACCAGCAACAAGAAGAATTCAAATCAAACTCCAAAAAAACACTGATCTCCGAATCTGTAACTCCAAAAAATCAACTCCAACCGAATAAATCTTCAAAAAGCCTCGAATCAAATCTCCAAAAGCCTCGAATCAATCTTCAAAAAGCCTCGAACCTTCAAAAGATATGTAATTCCAAATCAAAATCCGTAATCAAATTTCGTCTGTAATCAAATCAATCTTCATATCCAAGTTAATCTGCTGTAAATCAAATCGATCTTGGTATCAAAAACGAAATCGAGGAAGATTTCGTAAATCCTAGAAAAAAAACTGCAACAAATGAAGAAAATCGAGATCAgagtaggagagagaaaacaatCTGAAACTTAAACTGATTATTGTTGTTTCTTATTTATATATGTCGATAAAAGGACAAAAAAGAAAATTTAGGACCAAATGATAAATTTTGCACGTGCATGAGTGTTTTGTAACAGAACAAAATATTCCGTGTGGGTGgacaaaaccctaaaaccaaattataatttttaggaccaaactataatttataattACAAAAAGGACCAAACACACAATGTCAATTGGACTAGagtctctctaatatattattcctagtaAATATATATTATATTTCCTACATTCTTTTGTTGTCGTCTAGAGAGATACAAACAcagaaattttgaaatctaggttCCTTCGGTCCCAATTTTTCTCGGTAAAAAACAGATAAAATCTGTGCTTTTATCTCAACTCAATTCATGCAAATGTCATTCAGTCTCTTTCCTTCTTCACATTATTTGTTCTTCgttttattttgaaaaataaagtTAGGGTTCTTCACGATTAAGAGACCTCTATGCCCATTTTAATACTACATTTTAATTTTTACTCCTGCTAAATGCCAATTTCTTGTTTTTTGC
This DNA window, taken from Papaver somniferum cultivar HN1 chromosome 3, ASM357369v1, whole genome shotgun sequence, encodes the following:
- the LOC113359015 gene encoding uncharacterized protein LOC113359015 — protein: MNEVIMLRLRSWNELFILLRKKVHYSPFRFTIPLCNAIMYYKGDGLIVVTCSKEFASFDLFVEEVSNGCASSSSSGISTQSLSDDELYSGFIETSKIKYLTEGHEQLKTLLSDGWEDIFKGVDQVFHVGVEEVRLAVNKYCSKSGYSVTKVKNDRLRFTGKCGRDAECPWYLHCIPIDTAKNVFAIKEFNGEHKCGGAYKLKDPPVKKKLIKHIFNDQIQSNPSIKPNDMVSQGRKHLRQRYKGDDIKSYTDLVWYVEEIKATNPGIYIKFEYDKETKRFERLFICFDACIEGYRFIRPMLYCDATFLTGRFKRTLMDATGVDGNQGLFPFAFALVPSEDIEGWEWFMENLHHCVDSRPITFIIDRHEGLKQSVPKYFPNSYHSYCFYHLKNNLPIKNGHEKYKQVLDLFHKAAYRYSVAKYEYTLNEMCTIGCGWVAKYIRNIDSKHWANAFFVGCRYDTHSSSIAESFNNWIHRERDLPPATLVDELRIKIMRMSSERRELGRTYQDNLTPIYKALLKSHIDIGRPWNVTESGNGIYEVHSSLLWFKPLSQSYAPAIRPIPNYDRPEAYEPKERVLPGIPRPSPGKPPKKRIRSAYDKERRPMECSNYKKIGNHNKASCRVLMLE